A single genomic interval of Dromiciops gliroides isolate mDroGli1 chromosome 1, mDroGli1.pri, whole genome shotgun sequence harbors:
- the LOC122735299 gene encoding zinc finger protein 850-like translates to MLKALTWNSDLIRYQNIHNGKKFCKCNQCRKIFTQSSCRAVHQRIHIGEKSYGCNQCGRGFLSRSCFDEHQSIHTGEKPYECKHCGKAFSWRSGFAKHQRIHTGEKPYECKQCGKAFTQRSGLAAHQRIHTGEKPYECKQCGKAFTQSPHLTMHQRIHTGEKPYECHQCGKAFKHHYTLGKHQRIHTGEKPYECNQCGKAFTQRSGLAKHQIIHSGEKTYECKQCGKAFTWRSGLVEHKRIHTGEKPYECNQCGKAFTQHSTLGKHKRVHTGEKPYECKQCGKAFTQRSRLAAHQRIHTGEKPYTCKQCGKAFRHYSTLAKHQRIHTGEKLYECNQCGKAFRHHSTLAKHQRIHTGEKPYECNQCGKAFRHDSTLAAHQRIHTGEKLYECKQCGKAFRHYSTLAKHQRIHTGEKLYECNQCGKAFTRSSHLARHQRIHTGEKLYEYNQCGKAFTQRSSFAEHQRIHTGEKPYECNQSGKAFTQSSHLAKHERIHTGEKLFECNQCGKAFTQSSHLAKHRRIHTGEKPYECKQCGKAFTQSSHLAMHQRIHTGEKPYECKQCGKAFTRRSSFAEHQRIHSGEKPYECNQCGKAFTWRSGLAKHQRIHTGEKPYECYQCGKAFTHISRLAKHEKIHTGENLYECKQCRKAFTQSSSLSAHQRIHTGEKPFEWNQCGKAFLSSSYFAVHQRIHTGEKPYTCKQCGKAFTQSSSLATH, encoded by the exons ATGTTAAAAGCCTTAACATGGAACTCAGATCTTATCAGGTATCAGAACATTCACAATGGAAAAAAGTTTTGTAAATGTAATCAGTGTAGAAAGATTTTCACACAAAGCTCCTGTCGggctgtacatcagagaatccacattgGAGAGAAATCTTATGGTTGTAATCAGTGTGGAAGGGGTTTCCTAAGCAGGTCCTGTTTTGATGAACATCAGAgtatccacactggagagaaaccttatgaatgtaaacactGTGGAAAGGCTTTCTCATGGAGATCTGGTTTtgctaaacatcagagaatccacactggagagaaaccttatgaatgtaagcagtgtggaaaggctttcacacagagatctggtcttgctgcacatcagagaatccacactggagagaaaccttatgaatgtaagcagtgtggaaaggcttttacacaGAGTCCTCATCTTACTATGCATCAGAGAatacacactggagagaaaccttatgaatgtcatcagtgtggaaaggctttcaaacATCACTATACTCTTGgtaagcatcagagaatccacactggagagaaaccttatgaatgtaatcagtgtggaaaggctttcacacagagatCTGGTCTTGCTAAACATCAAATTatccacagtggagagaaaacttatgaatgtaagcaatgtggaaaggctttcacatggCGATCTGGTCTTGTTGAACataagagaatccacactggagagaaaccttatgaatgtaatcagtgtggaaaggctttcacacagcaTTCCACTCTTGGTAAACATAAGAgagttcacactggagagaaaccttatgaatgtaaacagtgtggaaaggctttcacacagagatcccgtcttgctgcacatcagagaatccacactggagagaaaccttatacaTGTaagcagtgtggaaaggctttcagacACTACTCTACTCTTGctaagcatcagagaatccacactggagagaaactttatgaatgtaatcagtgtggaaaggctttcagacACCACTCTACTCTtgctaaacatcagagaatccacactggagagaaaccttatgaatgtaatcagtgtggaaaggctttcagacACGACTCTactcttgctgcacatcagagaatccacactggagagaaactttatgaatgtaagcagtgtggaaaggctttcagacACTACTCTACTCTtgctaaacatcagagaatccacactggagagaaactttatgaatgtaatcagtgtggaaaggctttcacaagaAGTTCTCATCTTGCTaggcatcagagaatccacactggagagaaactttatgaatataatcagtgtggaaaggctttcacacagagatCCAGTTttgctgaacatcagagaatccacactggagaaaaaccttatgaatgtaatcagagtggaaaggctttcacacagagttCTCATCTTGCCAAGCatgagagaatccacactggagagaaactgtttgaatgtaatcagtgtggaaaggctttcacacagagttCTCATCTTGCTAAGCATcggagaatccacactggagagaaaccttatgaatgtaagcagtgtggaaaggctttcacacagagttCTCATCTTGCTATGCATCAGAGAatacacactggagagaaaccttatgaatgtaagcagtgtggaaaggctttcacacggAGATCCAGTTttgctgaacatcagagaatccacagtggagagaaaccttatgaatgtaatcagtgtggaaaggctttcacatggAGATCTGGTCTtgctaaacatcagagaatccacactggagagaaaccttatgagtgttatcagtgtggaaaggctttcacaca TATTTCTCGCCTTGCTAAGCATgagaaaatccacactggagagaatcTCTATGAATGTAAGCAGTGtagaaaggctttcacacagagttCCAGTCTttctgcacatcagagaatccacactggagagaaaccttttgaatggaatcagtgtggaaaggctttcctCAGCAGTTCATATTTTGCTGTACATCAGAggatccacactggagagaaaccttatacaTGTaagcagtgtggaaaggctttcacacagagttCCAGTCTTGCTACACATTAG